A window of Streptomyces sp. SAI-127 contains these coding sequences:
- a CDS encoding glutathione S-transferase C-terminal domain-containing protein, with translation MGSADDGNSSYGQKAFKRSKSHFADRVTADGRDGWPVEAGRYRLVVSRACPWASRAVISRRLLGLEDALSMAIADPIQDDRSWRFTLDPDDRDPVLGIRYLSEAYDRRESDYPGGVSVPALVDVPSGKLVTNDYQQLTLDLATEWTALHRQGAPDLYPRALRDEIDSVMAEVYEDVNNGVYRAGFATGQEEYEEACAGVFRRLDLLTSRLARQRYLVGDTLTEADIRLFTTLVRFDAVYHGHFKCNRWKLAENEVLWAYVRDLYQTPGFGDTVDFDHIKRHYYQVHTGINPTGIVPLGPDLAGWLTPHHREELGGRPFGDGTPPGPPAPQERVPAQGRP, from the coding sequence ATGGGCAGCGCCGACGACGGCAACAGCTCGTACGGCCAGAAGGCGTTCAAGCGGTCCAAGAGCCATTTCGCGGACCGGGTCACCGCCGACGGCCGGGACGGCTGGCCGGTGGAGGCCGGCCGCTACCGGCTGGTGGTCAGCCGTGCGTGTCCCTGGGCGAGCCGGGCGGTGATCTCGCGACGGCTGCTCGGGCTGGAGGACGCGCTGTCGATGGCGATCGCCGATCCGATCCAGGACGACCGCAGCTGGCGTTTCACCCTGGACCCGGACGACCGCGACCCGGTGCTCGGCATCCGCTACCTCAGCGAGGCCTACGACCGGCGGGAGAGCGACTATCCGGGCGGGGTGAGCGTGCCCGCGCTCGTGGACGTGCCCAGCGGGAAGCTCGTCACGAACGACTATCAGCAGCTCACCCTGGACCTGGCCACCGAGTGGACGGCCCTGCACCGTCAGGGCGCGCCCGATCTGTATCCGCGGGCGCTGCGCGACGAGATCGACTCGGTGATGGCGGAGGTGTACGAGGACGTCAACAACGGTGTGTACCGGGCGGGTTTCGCCACCGGCCAGGAGGAGTACGAGGAGGCGTGCGCGGGCGTGTTCCGCCGGCTCGACCTGCTGACCTCGCGCCTGGCCCGGCAGCGGTATCTCGTCGGGGACACCCTCACCGAGGCGGACATCCGGCTGTTCACCACACTGGTGCGTTTCGACGCCGTCTACCACGGTCACTTCAAGTGCAACCGCTGGAAGCTGGCGGAGAACGAGGTGCTGTGGGCGTACGTCCGCGACCTCTACCAGACGCCGGGCTTCGGCGACACCGTCGACTTCGACCACATCAAACGGCACTACTACCAGGTCCACACCGGCATCAATCCGACCGGCATCGTGCCGCTCGGGCCAGACTTGGCGGGCTGGCTGACGCCGCATCACCGTGAGGAGCTCGGCGGCCGTCCGTTCGGCGACGGGACCCCGCCGGGGCCGCCTGCCCCGCAGGAGCGGGTTCCGGCACAGGGACGTCCCTGA
- a CDS encoding pyridoxamine 5'-phosphate oxidase family protein, protein MAPQPPRLAKQRKQDTLNRLEHDEDVWVATAPDDGSGVPYLVPLSFVWDGSTILLATPANSPTGRNLKATGRVRLGLGPTRDVVMIEGTVDTLTQDGLTGEEGDRFAAVTGFDPRQLTTPYLYFRVHPQRVQAWREANELTGRELMRDGQWLVAD, encoded by the coding sequence ATGGCCCCGCAGCCGCCACGCCTCGCGAAGCAGCGTAAGCAGGACACCCTGAACCGCCTGGAGCACGACGAGGACGTCTGGGTCGCCACGGCCCCGGACGACGGCTCGGGTGTGCCGTATCTCGTCCCGCTCTCGTTCGTCTGGGACGGCTCCACCATCCTCCTGGCCACCCCGGCCAACAGCCCCACCGGGCGGAACCTCAAGGCGACCGGCAGAGTGCGCCTCGGCCTGGGGCCCACCCGGGACGTCGTGATGATCGAGGGCACCGTCGACACCCTCACCCAGGACGGGCTGACCGGCGAGGAAGGGGACCGCTTCGCCGCGGTGACCGGGTTCGACCCCCGCCAACTCACCACGCCCTACCTCTACTTCAGGGTCCACCCACAGCGTGTGCAGGCCTGGCGGGAGGCCAATGAGCTCACCGGGCGTGAACTGATGCGGGACGGACAGTGGCTGGTCGCCGACTGA
- a CDS encoding ferredoxin, giving the protein MHIDIDKDACIGAGQCALAAPGVFTQDDDGFSALLPGREDGGGDPMVREAARACPVAAITVSETVS; this is encoded by the coding sequence ATGCACATCGACATCGACAAGGACGCCTGTATCGGGGCGGGCCAGTGCGCGCTGGCCGCACCGGGCGTCTTCACCCAGGACGACGACGGCTTCAGCGCGCTCCTGCCCGGCCGGGAGGACGGTGGTGGCGACCCCATGGTCCGGGAAGCAGCCCGGGCGTGCCCCGTCGCCGCCATCACCGTGTCGGAGACGGTGAGCTGA
- a CDS encoding TetR/AcrR family transcriptional regulator, protein MDSAVARERVLDAAEELFYGRGIQSVGMDDIRGASGVSLKRLYQLFPAKEQLVEAYLERRDGRWRGRLAEFVELRSAPEERILAVFDWLEEWFGEEGFRGCAWINSYGELGATSDRVAAQVRAHKSAFGDYLASLVAAAGRPAALAGPLFLLAEGAMVTAGITRSTRPAAQAREAARTLLEPR, encoded by the coding sequence ATGGACAGCGCAGTGGCCCGCGAGCGGGTGCTGGACGCCGCCGAGGAGCTGTTCTACGGGCGGGGCATCCAGTCCGTCGGCATGGACGACATACGGGGCGCGTCCGGCGTCTCCCTCAAGCGGCTCTACCAGCTGTTCCCGGCGAAGGAGCAGCTGGTGGAGGCCTATCTGGAGCGGCGGGACGGACGGTGGCGGGGGCGGCTGGCCGAGTTCGTGGAACTCCGGTCGGCCCCTGAGGAACGGATCCTGGCGGTCTTCGACTGGCTGGAGGAGTGGTTCGGCGAGGAGGGCTTCCGCGGGTGCGCGTGGATCAACTCGTACGGCGAGCTGGGCGCGACCTCGGACCGGGTGGCGGCCCAGGTCCGGGCGCACAAGAGCGCGTTCGGGGACTACCTCGCCTCACTCGTGGCCGCCGCGGGGCGGCCCGCGGCGCTGGCCGGGCCGCTCTTCCTGCTCGCCGAGGGAGCCATGGTGACCGCGGGCATCACGCGGAGCACGCGGCCCGCGGCACAGGCGCGGGAGGCGGCCCGGACGCTGCTGGAGCCGCGCTGA
- a CDS encoding VOC family protein, with product MALVKAGVVVLDCAEPEKLAVFYKELLDAEETDATANRVEIRGADGFRLGFRRDVNATPPSWPRPENSLQAHIDFVVDDLDATERKVVELGGRPLETKDVSGPYEERGYADPAGHSFTLRLVTPTAPKQG from the coding sequence ATGGCACTGGTGAAAGCGGGGGTCGTCGTGCTCGACTGTGCCGAGCCCGAGAAGCTCGCCGTGTTCTACAAGGAGCTGCTGGACGCCGAGGAGACGGACGCGACCGCCAACCGCGTGGAGATCAGGGGCGCGGACGGATTCCGGCTCGGATTCCGCCGCGACGTGAACGCGACACCGCCGAGCTGGCCCCGTCCCGAGAACTCCCTCCAGGCCCACATCGACTTCGTGGTGGACGACCTGGACGCGACGGAGCGCAAGGTGGTGGAGCTCGGCGGGCGCCCACTGGAGACGAAGGACGTCTCGGGGCCGTACGAGGAACGCGGCTACGCCGACCCCGCCGGCCACTCCTTCACCCTGCGCCTGGTCACACCGACCGCGCCCAAACAGGGCTGA
- a CDS encoding cation diffusion facilitator family transporter translates to MSGTSTNNTADRKTRVTVLVALAANLVIAVAKAVGGLLAGSPALLSEAAHSVADSLNEVFLLAALRRSRRPADRRHPFGYGKERFFWSLIAAVGIFVMGGCFSFFQGIEALHNGAEEKLSGYVAGLIVLGVAFVAEGISLVRALHQVHRQGGAAQGMRDPALRTVVAEDGTAVLGVTLAMAGMALHMVTGQVVWEASASLAIGALLVYVAYRLGREAKGQLIGEAADPEASGRIRALLDAQPEIDSVEALFTMKMGLDSVLVAARVDLVPGLDSERVEEVAVRIKRSVARTVSEADQIFLDVTDRPAAEARESPAATGERGGA, encoded by the coding sequence GTGAGCGGGACATCGACGAACAACACAGCGGACCGGAAAACACGCGTCACCGTGCTGGTGGCGCTCGCGGCGAACCTGGTGATCGCGGTCGCCAAGGCCGTCGGAGGCCTCCTCGCGGGCTCTCCCGCGCTGCTGTCGGAGGCGGCGCACTCCGTCGCGGACAGCCTCAACGAGGTCTTCCTGCTGGCCGCGCTGCGCCGCAGCCGCCGACCCGCAGACCGGCGACATCCCTTCGGCTACGGCAAGGAGCGGTTCTTCTGGTCGCTGATCGCGGCCGTCGGGATCTTCGTGATGGGCGGCTGCTTCTCCTTCTTCCAGGGCATCGAGGCGCTTCACAACGGCGCCGAGGAGAAGCTCAGCGGCTATGTGGCCGGCCTGATCGTGCTGGGCGTGGCCTTCGTCGCCGAGGGGATCTCGCTCGTGCGGGCGCTGCACCAGGTGCACAGGCAGGGCGGGGCCGCCCAGGGCATGCGCGACCCCGCCCTGCGCACGGTCGTCGCCGAGGACGGCACGGCGGTGCTCGGTGTGACCCTCGCCATGGCCGGCATGGCGCTGCACATGGTCACCGGGCAGGTCGTGTGGGAGGCGTCCGCCTCACTGGCCATCGGTGCGCTGCTCGTCTACGTGGCCTACCGGCTCGGACGCGAGGCCAAGGGACAGCTGATCGGCGAGGCCGCCGACCCGGAGGCCAGCGGCCGGATCCGGGCCCTGCTGGACGCTCAGCCCGAGATCGACAGCGTGGAGGCGCTGTTCACCATGAAGATGGGGCTGGACTCGGTCCTGGTGGCCGCCCGTGTGGACCTGGTGCCGGGCCTGGACAGCGAACGGGTCGAGGAGGTCGCCGTACGCATCAAGCGGTCCGTCGCCCGGACCGTGTCCGAGGCGGACCAGATCTTCCTCGACGTGACCGACCGGCCGGCCGCGGAGGCACGAGAAAGCCCCGCCGCGACGGGGGAACGCGGCGGGGCCTGA
- a CDS encoding DUF4235 domain-containing protein, with translation MAKKKKLPLAYQPLGFVLGWSSGWLAGLAFRKTWMAIRHEEDAPDALDRDRGWGEILLAAAIQGAIFAAVRSAVDRTGAKAIERSTGTWPASEKGGRD, from the coding sequence ATGGCCAAGAAGAAGAAGCTTCCCCTCGCCTACCAGCCCCTCGGATTCGTGCTGGGCTGGTCGAGCGGTTGGCTCGCGGGACTCGCCTTCCGCAAGACGTGGATGGCGATCCGGCACGAGGAGGACGCGCCCGACGCCCTGGACCGCGACCGCGGCTGGGGGGAGATCCTCCTGGCGGCCGCGATCCAGGGCGCCATCTTCGCCGCGGTGCGCAGTGCCGTGGACCGCACCGGCGCGAAGGCCATCGAGCGGTCCACGGGCACCTGGCCGGCCTCCGAGAAGGGCGGCCGGGACTGA
- a CDS encoding nitroreductase family deazaflavin-dependent oxidoreductase yields MPLEGEYEPSPTQWVREQVELYESSGGTKGNTLMDTGMPVIVLTTRGAKSGSIRKTPLMRVEHDGRYAVVASLGGAPKHPVWYHNVKADPHVELQDGSVKRDFTAREITGAEKDEWWERAVAAYPPYADYQKKTDRVIPVFVLEPAEEA; encoded by the coding sequence ATGCCTCTTGAGGGCGAGTACGAGCCCAGCCCGACCCAGTGGGTGCGTGAGCAGGTGGAGCTGTACGAGAGCTCCGGCGGCACCAAGGGGAACACGCTCATGGACACGGGGATGCCGGTCATCGTGCTGACCACGCGGGGCGCGAAGAGCGGCAGCATCCGCAAGACCCCGCTGATGCGTGTGGAACACGACGGGCGTTACGCGGTGGTCGCCTCGCTGGGCGGCGCGCCCAAGCACCCGGTCTGGTACCACAACGTCAAGGCCGATCCGCATGTCGAGCTCCAGGACGGCTCGGTCAAGCGGGACTTCACGGCCCGCGAGATCACCGGCGCGGAGAAGGACGAGTGGTGGGAGCGGGCCGTCGCGGCGTACCCGCCGTACGCCGACTACCAGAAGAAGACGGACCGGGTGATCCCGGTCTTCGTCCTGGAGCCCGCCGAAGAGGCCTGA
- a CDS encoding cytochrome P450, translating into MTETEPVAFPQDRTCPYHPPTGYEPLRVTRPLSRITLFDGRSAWLVTGHDTARALLADPRLSTDRTRDGFPAPTARFAAIKNRRTALLGVDDPEHRVQRRMMVPGFTLRRATELRPRIQRIVDERIDAMITQGPPAELVNAFALPVPSTVICALLGVPYTDHDFFEGQSRRLLRGPAAEDVMDACDQLEEYFDELIDRKQKLPEPGDGVLDELVHRQLRDGELTREELIALAIILLVAGHETTANMISLGTYTLLQHPDRLAELRTDPALIPNAVEELMRMLSIADGLLRMALEDVDVAGTTIRAGEGVVFSTSVVNRDEDVYADPDTLDWHRPARHHIAFGFGIHQCLGQNLARAELEIALRTLFDRLPTLRLAAPADEIPFKPGDTIQGMLELPVTW; encoded by the coding sequence ATGACGGAAACGGAACCCGTCGCCTTCCCCCAGGACCGGACCTGCCCGTACCACCCGCCCACCGGCTACGAACCCCTTCGCGTAACCCGCCCGCTGTCCCGGATCACCCTCTTCGACGGCCGTTCGGCCTGGCTGGTCACCGGACACGACACCGCCCGCGCCCTGCTCGCCGACCCCCGGTTGTCCACCGACCGCACCCGCGACGGCTTCCCCGCGCCCACGGCACGCTTCGCGGCGATCAAGAACCGGAGGACCGCGCTGCTGGGCGTCGACGACCCGGAGCACCGGGTCCAGCGACGCATGATGGTCCCCGGTTTCACGCTCCGGCGGGCCACCGAACTGCGTCCCCGCATCCAGCGGATCGTCGACGAACGCATCGACGCGATGATCACCCAGGGACCGCCCGCCGAGCTGGTGAACGCCTTCGCACTGCCCGTCCCGTCGACCGTGATCTGCGCCCTGCTCGGCGTGCCCTACACCGACCACGACTTCTTCGAAGGGCAGTCCCGACGGCTGCTGCGCGGTCCCGCGGCCGAGGACGTCATGGACGCCTGTGATCAACTGGAGGAGTACTTCGACGAGTTGATCGACCGCAAACAGAAACTGCCGGAGCCGGGCGACGGCGTACTCGACGAACTCGTCCACCGGCAGCTGCGGGACGGGGAGCTGACCCGCGAGGAACTGATCGCGCTGGCGATCATCCTGCTGGTCGCCGGCCACGAGACGACCGCCAACATGATCTCGCTCGGCACCTACACCCTTCTCCAGCACCCCGACCGGCTGGCCGAGTTGCGCACCGATCCCGCGCTGATCCCGAACGCGGTCGAGGAACTGATGCGCATGCTGTCGATCGCCGACGGACTGCTGCGGATGGCCCTGGAGGACGTCGACGTGGCCGGGACGACGATCCGGGCCGGCGAGGGAGTCGTCTTCTCGACCTCGGTCGTCAACCGCGACGAGGACGTCTACGCCGACCCGGACACCCTGGACTGGCACCGCCCCGCCCGCCACCACATCGCGTTCGGCTTCGGCATCCACCAGTGCCTCGGCCAGAACCTCGCCCGCGCCGAACTGGAGATCGCCCTGCGCACCCTCTTCGACCGGTTGCCCACCCTCCGCCTCGCCGCCCCCGCCGACGAGATCCCCTTCAAGCCCGGCGACACGATCCAGGGGATGCTGGAACTCCCCGTGACCTGGTAA